The genomic segment CACAGCAACTGAGAATGGCTGGACAACAGACGAGACAGCAGTCACGTGGCTGAAGGAGGTGTTTATTCCATTGACAGGGGCAGGGGGCAAGGCGGAGGCAAGGCTGATGATCCTGGATGGCCACAGCAGCCACGTTTCAACAGACTTCATGTGGCTATGCTATCAAAACAACATCTACCTACTTTTTCTGCCACCTCACACCTCacacgtcctccagcctcttgatcagtcagtctttggGCCTCTGAAGGCTGCCTATAGGAAGCAACTAGGGTACTTGGACCTCTGGAACGATTCAACTGTTGTGGGCAAGAGAAACTTCCTTGGCTGCTATGGAAAGGCACGTCTGGCAGCTCTGACAGGGCAGAATATCACTAGTGGGTGGAAGCGGACAGggttatggcctgtctctgccAGTTATCCCCTTAGGAATCCTTTGGTGCCTGACAACAGCCCTTCAGCACTAAATCAGCAGCCTCAGAGTAGGTCTGCTGATGACTGGGACTCTCATACGACTATAGTCACGTGGAATACACCAAGGAAGCCAGCTGAGCTCAAGGATCACCTGGACTTATACAGCAAGTTGGATAACAGCAGCAatagcaacaacagcacccaacGGCTGTTATTCAGAAAGGTCCAAAAGGCCTTTTATGATAAGGATTATCAGCTGGGAGCTGCCCAGCTGAAGATCAGCATGATGGAGTCCCAGATGGACAGcataaggaagaggaaacgtAAGGCAGTTAAGATAGACCCCAACACTAAGTTTGCAAGGATCAAAGACATCCACAGGGCTCaaattgaggctggcgaagtCAGCGATGGTCTAGATGAAACCGGCGGTAGTAGAAGCCCTAGTGGAAGTGTTGgcagctgtattgtagtagcTGATAATTAGTTGTGTTAATTTCAGCGATTAATAGTTATGTTGTGATGCTTATGATGCGGggtgacgaataaggggggtggacgaataaggggttgttgacgttacGGTTTTCGTTGGTGGGAGAAATGTGATGGGATGATGGTCTGGAACCTCTAGGAGGTTGACAGCCGACATGAAATCCCTACCGGCAGTGCAGGGATTCTCGTGAAAGGGGTTCATCGCCCGAGGAAAATTGGGCAGACAAGGGTAATATAGCACGGCAGAATCGGGTATAGCTCAATGCAGCTAAGATGAGCCTTTCTTTTCAGCTGCGTGAGTCAACTCCTGTCTTGATGGTTACACGCATTATGTTGTCAAGATTGTGTGactttctttttctctttccttctttcttttctttgccTGTAGTGTAATGGCCCAAGTGGCAGCATGAGAAGCAGCAAGGCCTTCGAGGATACGGAGTCGTGTAAATTCCCCAAACTTTTCGGGCTCTAACATAGACGTTCTTACTGTCAGCATCTGAATCATGAAGCCGATGCCTCTCTTTGACGGACGAAACACCAAGGAACGACACGAACAAGCGACGATAGTCCTGCCAATGGAATAGTCGAGAAGACTTGACATCAGTGACCGCGCTCTTAGAACGTAGCCCGAGGTTTAAGAGAGGCTTGTTTCTAAGCTGAACACTGGACGGTCCAAGCATTTACATTTTGATATAAGACTTATCTCGGTATCGGAGAATTAAGGATTGTTGAAGAATGCGGGACTTTGCCATGCAATCGCGCGGCGCAGCTCCGCGTTCCTCCCACTACCGTTTGCTTGTTCAGCACGCATGGCAGCCTGCACCTACGGGATCGGGAACGGAAACGGACTGAGATCCAAAATTCCATGCGCCCCCATCTTAACGGTCGGCGTCCGATCCTCCTGGCTAACGTTGTCACTTCTGGTTGGGAGTGTTGACGCGGGGCAGCCCTACGGACACGGATACGGAGTCCCTTTTCACGTTGCATACTTatccgacaacgaccccgaTGTGTTGTTGTGAGCGTAAACCTGGGAAGACGGTAGCGTTCGATACGTTAGCCAGATATATTGGACCCATCTCTATCGTCTCCTTCGAGAAACGAACACTGTTTCGCGGTTTTTCCAGGGACTCGGCGAATCACTGGTTGAAAACAATCCTGACGGATGTCTTGAAGACTTGATGCCTCGAGCCAGCGACAACTGATATTACTGTGTTGACGTTGGCGTCTTTCCAGAGCGATCAATACGAATTACGAAATAAGGAAACCCTATCCTCTAGGCTTATTGACGATCTCAACGACAGGAAACGTACTCTGAGTTCGATCACACACAAAACAAGAGTATTCAAGACAAGAGCTTCTCCGGAACCCAGGAAAGCGACATGGAACCGTCCCGGATATGCCACATTGTGACTCCAGTCGGCTGCATGGGCTACGGTTTCGACGAGAACATCGTGGCCCGAGAGCTGGCTCAGCTCGCTCCCAGCAGGACTCCAACCGCCATTATCCTCGATGCCGGCTCGACCGACAGCGGCCCAGAGAAGCTGGCTCTCGGGACCATGACCTGCCCTCGCTCGGCGTACGTCAAGGACCTTACCAAGCTGTTGAGGCTGGTACACGCCTTTCAAGTGCCGTTGATCTTTAGCTCGgccggaggcgacggcgccgacgagcacGTGAGGTTGATGGAGGAGATTATCCAAGAAATCTCATCAGAAGAGACAAATCAGTAAGCTATGCCCGGGATGTGAGATGGACTATGCTAACGCGGTATAATAGACACTATTCTTTCAAAACCGTGTCCATCTTTTCTAGCATCGACAAGTCCGTCATCCTCGAGCGTCTCGGCGCAGGTCGCATCACCGGCTGCGGCGTGTGCGTCCCGGCGTTGACGGAGAAGGATGTGACGGACAGCCCCCGAGTGGTTGCGCAAATCGGACCGGAGCCTTTCATCGACGCTATGGAAGCCACGCCCGATTTTgatgtcatcatcggcggccgAGCATACGATCCAACCCCGTATGTCGCCTTCTCGGTGTACCAGCTGAGACAACAACACCCGGACCTCGGCCCAGAGCAGCTCGAGTCAATCCAGGGAGGGCTTCTGCACATGGGGAAGATCATGGAATGCGGCGGTCAATGTTCGACGCCGAAATCGCACGGGGCGGTGGCCACCGTCTACGCAGATGGGACGTTCGACGTTCGGCCGATGGCCCCCGGCTCGCGCTGCACACCCGTGTCGGTTGCCGCCCATTCGCTGTACGAGAACACGAGGCCCGACATCCTGCGCGGACCGGGGGGTGCTCTCCACCTCGATCAGGCCCGCTACGAGCAGCTCGGAGACGGACGAACTGTCCGCGTAAGGGGGGGAAGATTTGTGTCCTCGGCCTCACGCGGCCAACCATATCAGCTCAAGCTCGAAGCCGCGCGGGTCTTGGGATACCGGTCCATCGTCATGGGCAGCATTAGAGATCGTAAGTTCGGCGTGGTGCTTTCATGCCAAAGCAGATAGGAGACTGTGAGTTGGCTGACACTCAGGGTGCAGATATACTTGTCCAACAGCTTGACAGTTTTCTCGTCTCTGTCAAAGGATACGTCAAGCAACAGCATTCCAGCATTCTTGGAGATTGGGATCTTGACTTTCACGTCTACGGCAAGGGGCAGAGCACACTCGCGGGTCCGGGGGAAGTATTCCTGGTGGCGGAAGCCGTCGCGCCGACTCAGCAACTCGCGACGGGCCTCGTGTCAACCGCGAGAGTTGCCATGATTGTACGTACCACTGTCCGAGATAGACTCGTCACCGTGACTGACAATCGCGACAGCATGGTCCCTATCCGGGTCAAAAGGCCACTTCTGGCAACCTTGCGTTTGGGCTTGCCGGGAAACTGGAGATCGAGACGGGACCTTGTGCTCAGTTCTCCGTGTACCATCTTATGGATCTGGAGGCCGGTGAAGAAAGACTCTCTCACCAATCCCGCCTCATCTGCTCCAAGGTGTCTGTCTTTGAAAAGGCAGAGCGGGCTGAGAATCAGCAAGACTTGAAGAATCACTATAAAGTATTCGAGCCAGTTCCTTCAACCCCGAGCGGCAAAGAAACTTCCACGTCAGCAATCGCAAGCCAGGAGAGCGCCTCATCTCACCCGCCAGAGACCCTCTCCGACATCTCCCGGGTCCTCCGGTCCAAGAACGCGGGCCCATACGAGATCACCATGGATGTCATGTTTGAATCccaggccgtcttcgacgcTGTCGAAGCCTCTGGTCTCTTGTCTCCGGCCAACGTAGCCGAGGCCCTGCGTGTTAGACCGGAAGACATTGTCTGGTCGGGGTTCTTTGCCCCGGCGCTTGCATTCAAGGTTACGATTCCCCGTTTCAGGGCCGGTAAGATGGCTTCAGCAGGCAGCTTCATGGAGAATGACATTCACGGCTCGCAGCAGCATCTGGGGCTCTCCGTCATGAAGCTGCCACCAGGACTTATGTCTTAGGTGAGAAGGGGTGTGTCTTGCGGCACTTTTACCTGTACAATGCAAGTTTAACAGACAATGGACTAGACAGAACCGAGGAATGGGAATAATATTACGTCCATTGCCCATTTTACCACTTCGAGACTTCCATccggtggtgatggtgaaCTTTGCCGAAGGCCCCTCCCTGTCCATCCGACCTTCAAGAATCCAGGCACAGTTCGGGGTTCATCAACGCGGGGCACGGCACACCATGCGGAGAAATGACGCAAAAAGGACCGGGATGCCCAGCTCTCTCGTCCCTTGCAGATCTCCAACCCAAGCGGCGAGGGCATCAGATGACATTGGCTGAAACGCCGGTGACGTTCCCGCAGCCAAAGCGGCGCAGTGCGTCTCTTTTAGAGTGTTCGTGGAGGCTTGCTTACCTGAGAATTTCCTCATTCAACTCTTTCTCTGAATACAGGTGGAAAGAAACCCAGTGGACGCGCGACTGAGTTCAAGCCGTGAAAGTACGGTACCTCCTCCGCGTCCAAAGAGCAACAAAGCTCCAAAAAGGTTCTTTTGGCAACTCCATTCTCCTCCCAAAAGAGTCCAAACAATGTCCAACCGGATCATCTGCAACGTCGACACGCCGGACCCCTGGgtcgtggccgccgacggccaaTTCTACTTCACCTTCACCCTCGACAACCGCATCGAGATCTGGGCCTCCCGCACCCTCGAGGACTTCCACCACTGCCGCAAGGCCGTCGTCTGGAAACCCGAGCCCGGAACCCCCTGGTCCGTCAACATCTGGGCGCCCGAGCTGCACCGCCTCAACGGCCGCTGGTACATCTACACCTGCGGCGCGCCTCCCGGCGTCGGCAATCCGGGCCACCGGACCACGGTTCTccgctcgtcgtcgcagGACCCGATGGACGTCTCGGCCTGGGAGTTCCTGGGGCCCCTGAAGGGCATGCCGGACCAGTGGTCCATCGACGCCACCGTCTTCAGCCCGGACGGGCGCGACCTG from the Colletotrichum destructivum chromosome 10, complete sequence genome contains:
- a CDS encoding Putative acyclic terpene utilization — translated: MEPSRICHIVTPVGCMGYGFDENIVARELAQLAPSRTPTAIILDAGSTDSGPEKLALGTMTCPRSAYVKDLTKLLRLVHAFQVPLIFSSAGGDGADEHVRLMEEIIQEISSEETNQHYSFKTVSIFSSIDKSVILERLGAGRITGCGVCVPALTEKDVTDSPRVVAQIGPEPFIDAMEATPDFDVIIGGRAYDPTPYVAFSVYQLRQQHPDLGPEQLESIQGGLLHMGKIMECGGQCSTPKSHGAVATVYADGTFDVRPMAPGSRCTPVSVAAHSLYENTRPDILRGPGGALHLDQARYEQLGDGRTVRVRGGRFVSSASRGQPYQLKLEAARVLGYRSIVMGSIRDHILVQQLDSFLVSVKGYVKQQHSSILGDWDLDFHVYGKGQSTLAGPGEVFLVAEAVAPTQQLATGLVSTARVAMIHGPYPGQKATSGNLAFGLAGKLEIETGPCAQFSVYHLMDLEAGEERLSHQSRLICSKVSVFEKAERAENQQDLKNHYKVFEPVPSTPSGKETSTSAIASQESASSHPPETLSDISRVLRSKNAGPYEITMDVMFESQAVFDAVEASGLLSPANVAEALRVRPEDIVWSGFFAPALAFKVTIPRFRAGKMASAGSFMENDIHGSQQHLGLSVMKLPPGLMS